The window GCGGACGGGCACACGTCTACTTCGACGGTGCGAGTCGCGGGAACCCCGGCCCTGCGGCCATCGGATGGGCAATCGTGACGAGCAACGGCATCGTCGCCGAAGGCTCCAAACGCATCGGAAAGACGACCAACAACCGCGCGGAGTACGAAGCACTCGTCGAGGCCCTCTCGGTCGCCAAAGACTACGGCTACGACGAAGTCGACGTCCGCGGCGACTCGCAACTCATCGTCAAGCAGGTCCGCGGCGAGTGGAAGACCAACGACCCCGGCCTCCGCGAACGACGTGTGAAAGCCAACGAACTCCTCTCTACGTTCGACCGCTGGTCGCTCGAACACGTACCGCGAGAGATAAACGACCGCGCCGACTCTCTAGCCAACGAGGCCCTCGACGATGCCTGACCCAGAACTCCCCGAAGAGGTATTGCAAGAAGCAGAGCGGTTGACTCGGTTGGCACGCGACGCCGTCGACCCAGACGAACGCGCGACGTATCTGTCGGCACGAGACGAACTCGTCGAACCGCACGACTTCGTCGCCCGCCTCCGCGACGAAGACGAGACGCTCGTCCTCCACCCTGCCGAGTGGGTCGACGACGATGGAACCGTCCGCCCGTCACAAATCGACGACGTCGACCGTGGGATAGAACGCCCACTCTCGGGGACTGGCGAAGAACACGAGTGGAGCGCAGTCGAAACACACAACGCCGCCGTCGTCGAGGCTGTCGCCGCCGAACACGGTGAAGTGCACGCAGCAAACGCTCGCGCGTTCGCGGACTTCCTCGGTAACCACTACGTTCGGAAGATAGAGACGGCAGGCGCTCCTGAGGTACGCGAGTTCGTCGAAGAATATTATCCACGCAATGCGTGGCCGACCACTGAACAGCAGTCGTTACTTTCGGACTCGCTCGAACTGATCTTCGACACCGTAGGCGCCGAAGTGCCCGAATACAGGTGAGCGAACCGGGGGTTTCGTGTGATTACAGCTTGGCTTCGATGAGGTCCGAGACCATCTCGGCGCGTTCGTCGTCGGTGACGAACTTCGAGAGCATCCAGTCGAAGCGGTCGAGGACGGCCTGGAGACCATCGTCGGTCAGTTCGTACTGGTTGGTGCGCTTGTCGAGTTCGCTCTTCTCGACGAGGTCCATCTCGACGAGGTCGTCGAGGTTGGGGTACAGACGCCCGTGGTTGACTTCGGTGTCGTAGTACTCTTCGAGGTGGCGCTTGATTGCAAGACCGTACATCGGTTCCTCGGCGAGGATGACGAGGATGTTCTGTTGGAACGCGGTGAGGTCCCGAGCCGCACCGGATTTGTTGCCAATAGTTTGTGCCTCTGACATGCATATGGAAATGTCACCTACCTATTTAAACTTTGTCAACGCGCAGTCGGTTTCGTGCATCCGGGCACCCGTAGTATAGCGGGAACCACGGAGAAGACGGACAGGTATGCCGATTTTCGGACAGATTCATTCGTCCGTGAGTATCTATCTCACGAGGAGGAGAGAAACAGAGAGCATACCTAGAGAATACCTCACGGATACCTGTACGATTCGGAGAGGAAGCTCTGAGGAATATATCTGAAATCAGGTACGTAGCGTCGCCGCCGTAGAACCAACTTGGAGCGAAGCTACGAGACCGATGCCGAAAGGACTTTTGCCCGTTTCGAGGATGGGTTCAATATGGCGAATCTCTGGGAAGACATGGAGACCGGCCCCAACGCGCCGGACGAAATCTACGCAGTTGTCGAGTGTCTCAAAGGCGAGCGCAACAAGTACGAGTACGACAAGGACATCCCCGGTGTCGTCCTCGACCGTGTGCTTCACTCGAACGTCCACTATCCGTCTGACTACGGGTTCATGCCGCAGACGTACTACGACGACGAAGACCCATTCGACGTGCTCGTCCTCGTCGAAGACCAGACGTTCCCCGGCTGCGTCATCGAAGCACGCCCCGTCGCACTCATGAAGATGGACGACGACGGCGAACAGGACGACAAGGTCATCGCCGTCCCCACCGAGGACCCGCGCTACGACCACATCGAGGACCTCGAAGACATCCCACAGCAACTCCAAGACGAGATTGACGAGTTCTTCTCGACGTACAAGAACCTCGAAGCGGGCAAGGAAGTCGAGACCCTCGGCTGGGAAGACAAGCAGGCCGCGAAGGACGCCATCGAGCACGCGATGGACCTCTACGAAGAGAACTTCGCGTAAGCGACACCATCACTGTCCTTTTTCGCGCCGTCAGGTCGGGAGCAGATGCGCTCGTCGTCGTCAGGAGCCTCCACGCTATTTGCCGAACTGAGTCGGAGGGACCACCCGACAGCATCGAGGTGCATACCCTGCAGTTATCCTCACCGCCCCGCGGATAAATTATGCGCATGAGTAATTATTTGGCTATCGCTCTCGTAGGTACACGTGAGTATGGCAGCGAAGCAACCCCGCCTCGGGCTTAACCACCCGACTGTCGTTCCGACGAACTTCACGCCCCCAACTGAGGCGAGCGCAGACGCCGACGAAGACAGCGACGACGACGCCTGATTTTCGGATTCTCTCCCGCCGTTCGCCTCGGCTAGTGTCGTCTCTCGGCGCCGATACCGCCTGTGACGCGTACGGCGACCAGAGACAGATGTCCGGAGAGAGGTGTGCGATTGACACGCGCGCGAGGCAACCCCTTTTTATCTCGTCGCTGCAAGTCGTGAGTAATGGCTACCTGCGACGTTTGCGGACGGCACGAGAACCTGCCGTACCGTTGTTCGCGGTGTGGCGGCACGTTCTGTGCTGAACACCGACTTCCCGAGAACCACGACTGCCCGGGGCTCTCGGAGTGGGACGACCCCTCTGGCATCTTCGAGAGCGACTTTGACGACTCTGTTCGGACGGAGAAGCGTCGGGCCGGCGGGCTTTTGAACTCACTGACGAGCACGGGCGGGTTCCTCGGCTACTTCCGGGGGAACATGGCCTACCTGTTCCTCGCAATCATGTGGGTGATGTTCCTCTTCGAGTGGCTCGTCCTCCTCGTGACGAACTCGGGCGCACTGTTCAGCGCTATCTTCACGCTGAGTACGGAGCACCCGCTGTACGTCTGGACGTGGGTCACCTCGGTGTTCTCGCACAGTCCGTTCTCGTTCTACCACATCGTGGGGAACAGCATCGTGCTGTACTTCTTCGGCCCACCAGTCGAACGGTACATCGGGTCGCGGAAGTTCGCCCTCCTGTTCGTCGGTGCGGGCGCACTCGCCGGCCTCTCGCACATCGGGAGCGCCCTCATCCTGACGCCCGGCGTCCCCACGTCGGTTCTCGGAGCGTCTGGTGCCGTCTTCGCCGTCCTCGGCGTGCTCACGGTGCTGAACCCCGGGCTGCGCATCTATCTGTACTTCCTCATCCCCATCCCGCTGTGGCTGTTCACCTTCGGGTTCGCGGCCCTCTCTGTCGTGTTCTTCCTCTCGCCGGGGACGGCCGCGACGGCCGGACAGGGGAACGTCGCGCACTTCGCTCACCTCGTCGGCCTCGTCATCGGACTCGCCTACGGACAGCGTGTGAAAGGCAACCGAAGCGTCCCCAGTGAGATGTCGCTCGGGGGAGGAATGCGTCGCGGCCCCGGCCGACGCTGAGATGCGGCAAGTACATCCCGGACTCGCACCGCGACCCGGACTCGCGCGCGCTGAGATGGAGTCTCTCCAGCGCCGCGTCGCCGAGACGGCCGTCTTCGAGGACGACCTGTCGTTCGACCCGACAAGCGTTTCGCTCGCCGACCCCACAACGACGACGCTCTCGGGCGTCTCTGACCCGCCGCTCGTCGCCGGCATCGACCAGTCATTCCTCGACGACCGTGCCCTGAGCGCCGTCGTCGTCCTGCGCGGCGGTGAAGTGGTCGAACGCGTCCACGCCGTCTCCGAACTCGACTTGCCGTACGTTCCCGGTCTCCTCTCGTTCCGCGAGGGTGGACCCATCCTCGACGCGCTCGCCACACTCGACAGCGACCCCGACCTCCTCGTCTTCGATGGGTCTGGTCGCATCCACTTCCGACAGGCCGGCCTCGCCACACACCTCGGCGTCGTCTGCGACGTGCCGAGTATCGGCGTCGCCAAGTCGCTCCTCTGCGGCACACCTGACGAGGACGTAGACGGCCGACCCGAAGGCTGGCAGACACCGATTCGCGCAGACGACTCGGTCGATGCCGTCGGCGGACACCCCGCCACTCCAGAGACGACCATCGGATACGCCTTCCAGTCGCGACAGTACGATTCGCGGCCGATTATCAATCCACTGTACGTCAGTCCCGGTCACCGACTCTCGGCCGAGACGGCAGTCGAACTCGTCTCACGCCTCTCCGGCGACTACAAGCTCCCCGAACCGACGCGCCTCGCAGACACCTACGCCGACGAGGCGAAAGCGCAGTACGAGTAGCAACCCCGCCCAACGGGGTTCACGACGGTCGAATCGTCGTGGCGAATCGCGTACACTTAACAGCGCACGGTTCGACGTACCGACGTGCATCAAAAGACGGTCCTCATCACCGGTTGTTCCTCGGGAATCGGGCGTGCCACGGCGCTCGACTTCCTTGACGAGGAGTGGGAGGTCTACGCCACCGCCCGAAACCCGGCAGACATCCAGACGCTGGGTGACCGCGGTGCGAACATCGCGACGCTCGACGTGACCGACCAGAGTGACGTCGACCGCGTCGTGGACCGCATCCTCGACGAACAGGGTCGCATCGACTGTCTCGTCAACAACGCTGGCTACGGCCAGATGGGCCCCATCGAGGACGTGCCGACGGAGATGGTTCACAAACAGTTCGACGTGAACGTCTACGGACCACACCGCCTCACGCGTGCCGTCCTCCCTCACATGCGGTCGCAGGGCGACGGGACCATCGTCAACGTCTCCAGTGTCGTCGGGCGCGTCTCCTTCCCCGGCGGCGGCGTCTACGCGGGGTCGAAGTTCGCGCTCGAAGCGATGACCGACGCACTCCGCGCCGAGGTCGAAGAGTACGGTATCGACGCCGTGCTGGTCGAACCCGGCCCGGTGGAGACGCAATTCTCAGACCGCGTCGAAGACCAGGTCAACGGCGGCGACGAGACCGACGGTATCGAGCGGTCGGGTGCCTACGAGAAGTTCTACAAACTCTTCGACGATACCGAAGCACTCGGCGGCACTGGTCCCGGTGCGATTCCCCCGGAGCGAGTCGCAGAAGACATCGTCAACGCGGCGAGTTCGACGAAACCACGGGCACGCTACCAGCCCGGAACAGTCGCCCAAATCGGCGTGCTCGGTCGCTTCCTGCCAGATTCGTGGCGCGACACCCTGTTCGGGTTCGCACGCAAACTCCCGTAGGGCCGGTTTCGCCGACGGCCTTCCTTACTCCAGACAGGACGCGACGACGCGAAGCGCGTCTTCACCCTGCACCTGGTCTGCGAGGAGCGGAACCCGTTTCACGTCACGGCCACGGAAGAGGTCCGTCGCGGACCGAAGTGCCTCTTGCTGAACTTTCCAGCGACGCTGACAGAATCCACAGTGTTCGAGGTCCGGTGATTCGAACCACGAGGAGTCCACGTCAGCCACGTCGTCTACCTGCTCCATGACGCGATTGACGACGAGCGTCTGCACCGGGATGCCGAACTCGTCGAGACGGGCGACGAGACGCTTCGACTCGACCACGCTCATCTCTTCGGGAATCATGACGACACGGAAGTCCGTCTTCGAGGGGTCACGAAGGACGGCGCGAAGGCGCTCGATACGTTCGCGGAGTTCGTCGAGGTCGGCCATACCCGCTTGCGGGTCGTCCGGGCCGCCGCCGAACATGCCTTTGACGCTGTCCATCATCCCCGAGAAGCGTTCGCGCATGCGGACGATGCGACCGAGCATCGAGTCCATCATCTCCGGTAGTTCGAGGAGTCGGAGCGTGTGGCCGGTCGGCGCGGTGTCGATGACGACGCGTTCGAATCGCGGGTCGTCCAGATATTCGAGGAGTTGCTGCATCGCCGCTGCCTCGTCCGCGCCGGGCATCGACCCAGCCATCCCCATCGGCCCGTCGCCACCGAGCAGGTCCTCGAATCCACCCATCGCGTCACCCATACCGCCGAACGGAGAGGCCCCGCCGTCGTCGCCGACGAACGGGTTGTCGTCGTCGTAGTCGCTCGTGTCGTAGGCCGTCTCGTCGTCCGCGGGAGCGTCTCCGCCGCCCGCAAACGGCCCTTCCATCACCGAGTCGGGGTCGATTTCCGCCGCGTAGAGGGGGATGTCCTCGCGAACCCGCGCCGGTTCGGCGGGGAGGGGCATGCCCAGCGTGTCGGACAACGAGTGGGCAGGGTCCGTCGAGACGACGAGCGTCGCCGTCCCGTCTGCTGCACTGGCGAGTGCCGTCGCCGCGGCCATCGTGGTCTTTCCGACGCCGCCCTTGCCGCCGTAGAGGACGTAGTCGGGGGCGTCGATGCCACGCGGGAGGTCTGCACGGTCCGTAGTCGTCTCCTCCTCGCGGTCCGTGACTTCGACTTCTATCTCCGCTGGACC is drawn from Haloferax litoreum and contains these coding sequences:
- a CDS encoding PadR family transcriptional regulator, whose protein sequence is MSEAQTIGNKSGAARDLTAFQQNILVILAEEPMYGLAIKRHLEEYYDTEVNHGRLYPNLDDLVEMDLVEKSELDKRTNQYELTDDGLQAVLDRFDWMLSKFVTDDERAEMVSDLIEAKL
- a CDS encoding endonuclease V, which gives rise to MRQVHPGLAPRPGLARAEMESLQRRVAETAVFEDDLSFDPTSVSLADPTTTTLSGVSDPPLVAGIDQSFLDDRALSAVVVLRGGEVVERVHAVSELDLPYVPGLLSFREGGPILDALATLDSDPDLLVFDGSGRIHFRQAGLATHLGVVCDVPSIGVAKSLLCGTPDEDVDGRPEGWQTPIRADDSVDAVGGHPATPETTIGYAFQSRQYDSRPIINPLYVSPGHRLSAETAVELVSRLSGDYKLPEPTRLADTYADEAKAQYE
- a CDS encoding inorganic diphosphatase → MANLWEDMETGPNAPDEIYAVVECLKGERNKYEYDKDIPGVVLDRVLHSNVHYPSDYGFMPQTYYDDEDPFDVLVLVEDQTFPGCVIEARPVALMKMDDDGEQDDKVIAVPTEDPRYDHIEDLEDIPQQLQDEIDEFFSTYKNLEAGKEVETLGWEDKQAAKDAIEHAMDLYEENFA
- a CDS encoding DUF7108 family protein; the encoded protein is MPDPELPEEVLQEAERLTRLARDAVDPDERATYLSARDELVEPHDFVARLRDEDETLVLHPAEWVDDDGTVRPSQIDDVDRGIERPLSGTGEEHEWSAVETHNAAVVEAVAAEHGEVHAANARAFADFLGNHYVRKIETAGAPEVREFVEEYYPRNAWPTTEQQSLLSDSLELIFDTVGAEVPEYR
- a CDS encoding rhomboid family intramembrane serine protease — translated: MATCDVCGRHENLPYRCSRCGGTFCAEHRLPENHDCPGLSEWDDPSGIFESDFDDSVRTEKRRAGGLLNSLTSTGGFLGYFRGNMAYLFLAIMWVMFLFEWLVLLVTNSGALFSAIFTLSTEHPLYVWTWVTSVFSHSPFSFYHIVGNSIVLYFFGPPVERYIGSRKFALLFVGAGALAGLSHIGSALILTPGVPTSVLGASGAVFAVLGVLTVLNPGLRIYLYFLIPIPLWLFTFGFAALSVVFFLSPGTAATAGQGNVAHFAHLVGLVIGLAYGQRVKGNRSVPSEMSLGGGMRRGPGRR
- a CDS encoding SDR family oxidoreductase, translated to MHQKTVLITGCSSGIGRATALDFLDEEWEVYATARNPADIQTLGDRGANIATLDVTDQSDVDRVVDRILDEQGRIDCLVNNAGYGQMGPIEDVPTEMVHKQFDVNVYGPHRLTRAVLPHMRSQGDGTIVNVSSVVGRVSFPGGGVYAGSKFALEAMTDALRAEVEEYGIDAVLVEPGPVETQFSDRVEDQVNGGDETDGIERSGAYEKFYKLFDDTEALGGTGPGAIPPERVAEDIVNAASSTKPRARYQPGTVAQIGVLGRFLPDSWRDTLFGFARKLP
- a CDS encoding ArsA family ATPase, giving the protein MDIDVEPTDRPQDDADDAGDDGPAEIEVEVTDREEETTTDRADLPRGIDAPDYVLYGGKGGVGKTTMAAATALASAADGTATLVVSTDPAHSLSDTLGMPLPAEPARVREDIPLYAAEIDPDSVMEGPFAGGGDAPADDETAYDTSDYDDDNPFVGDDGGASPFGGMGDAMGGFEDLLGGDGPMGMAGSMPGADEAAAMQQLLEYLDDPRFERVVIDTAPTGHTLRLLELPEMMDSMLGRIVRMRERFSGMMDSVKGMFGGGPDDPQAGMADLDELRERIERLRAVLRDPSKTDFRVVMIPEEMSVVESKRLVARLDEFGIPVQTLVVNRVMEQVDDVADVDSSWFESPDLEHCGFCQRRWKVQQEALRSATDLFRGRDVKRVPLLADQVQGEDALRVVASCLE
- the rnhA gene encoding ribonuclease HI, translating into MPTVECDPDDARRRLEEAGVSVKSGNTEYERWRAERGDASAVAYDDKVVVQGANPADLLTTLQPKGGRAHVYFDGASRGNPGPAAIGWAIVTSNGIVAEGSKRIGKTTNNRAEYEALVEALSVAKDYGYDEVDVRGDSQLIVKQVRGEWKTNDPGLRERRVKANELLSTFDRWSLEHVPREINDRADSLANEALDDA